The Niallia alba genome includes a window with the following:
- the frr gene encoding ribosome recycling factor — protein sequence MPKQIIANTKERMDKAIQSYSRELASIRAGRANASLLDRISVDYYGAPTPINQLAGISVPEARLLVIQPYDKSILGDIEKAILKSDIGLNPSNDGSVIRLSIPMLTEERRKELVKNVKKESEEAKIAIRNIRRDGNDDLKKLEKNGDITEDDLRGYNDDIQKLTDEYIVKVDALTKEKEKEILEV from the coding sequence ATGCCTAAACAAATTATCGCTAATACAAAGGAAAGAATGGATAAAGCAATCCAAAGTTATTCGCGTGAACTTGCAAGTATTCGAGCTGGAAGAGCAAATGCTTCGTTATTAGACAGAATCTCCGTAGATTATTATGGAGCACCAACACCAATTAATCAACTTGCTGGTATCAGTGTTCCAGAAGCTAGATTGCTTGTTATTCAACCATATGATAAAAGTATTCTTGGGGACATTGAAAAAGCAATTCTTAAATCAGATATTGGATTAAATCCTTCTAACGATGGAAGTGTTATCCGTCTTTCTATTCCTATGCTAACGGAAGAACGTCGTAAGGAATTAGTGAAGAATGTGAAAAAAGAATCCGAAGAAGCGAAAATTGCTATTCGTAATATTCGTCGAGACGGTAATGATGACTTGAAAAAATTAGAGAAAAACGGAGATATCACAGAAGATGATCTTCGCGGTTATAATGATGATATTCAAAAATTAACTGACGAATACATCGTTAAAGTCGATGCTTTGACAAAAGAGAAAGAAAAAGAAATTTTAGAAGTATAA
- the rpsB gene encoding 30S ribosomal protein S2 yields MSVISMKQLLEAGVHFGHQTRRWNPKMKKYIFTERNGIYIIDLQKTVKKVEEAYNYVKELAGNGGTVLFVGTKKQAQDSVKEEAIRSGQYYVNQRWLGGTLTNFETIQKRIARLKDIERMAEDGTFDVLPKKEVVQLNKELERLEKFLGGIKDMKKIPDCLFIVDPRKERIAVAEAHKLNIPIVGIVDTNCDPDEIDVVIPANDDAIRAVKLLTAKMADAILEAKQGEEVTTA; encoded by the coding sequence ATGTCAGTTATTTCAATGAAACAATTACTTGAAGCTGGTGTACATTTCGGTCACCAAACTCGCCGTTGGAACCCAAAAATGAAAAAATATATTTTCACAGAGCGTAACGGCATTTACATCATCGATCTTCAAAAAACAGTTAAAAAGGTTGAAGAAGCTTATAACTATGTGAAAGAATTAGCTGGAAACGGCGGTACAGTTCTTTTTGTTGGTACTAAAAAGCAAGCACAAGATTCAGTTAAAGAGGAAGCTATCCGTTCTGGTCAATACTATGTAAACCAACGCTGGTTAGGTGGAACTTTAACTAACTTTGAAACTATCCAAAAACGTATTGCGCGTCTTAAAGATATTGAAAGAATGGCTGAAGATGGTACATTCGACGTACTTCCTAAAAAAGAAGTAGTTCAATTAAACAAAGAGCTTGAGCGTTTAGAAAAATTCCTAGGCGGAATTAAAGATATGAAAAAAATTCCTGACTGCTTATTCATCGTAGATCCACGTAAAGAACGTATTGCAGTTGCAGAAGCTCATAAATTAAATATTCCAATCGTTGGTATTGTTGATACTAACTGTGATCCAGACGAAATTGATGTTGTTATTCCTGCGAATGATGATGCAATCCGTGCTGTTAAATTATTAACTGCAAAAATGGCAGATGCTATTCTTGAAGCTAAACAAGGCGAAGAAGTAACAACTGCTTAA
- the tsf gene encoding translation elongation factor Ts: MAVTAQMVKELREKTGAGMMDCKKALTETNGDLDKAIDFLREKGIASAAKKADRVAAEGSTYISVEGNEAVILEVNSETDFVAKNEGFQNLVKELASHILAVKPATVEEAHASNIIEGTTVESHINAAIAKIGEKLSLRRFEIKTKTDNDSFGAYLHMGGRIGVLTVLEGTTDESAAKDVAMHIAALNPKYVSRDQVSQEEVAHEREVLTQQALNEGKPANIVEKMVEGRLGKYFEDVCVLDQSFVKNPDQKVRQFVESKGATLREFVRYEVGEGIEKREDNFAEEVMNQVNKK; the protein is encoded by the coding sequence ATGGCTGTTACAGCTCAAATGGTAAAAGAACTACGTGAAAAAACTGGTGCTGGAATGATGGATTGTAAAAAAGCACTTACTGAAACTAATGGTGATTTAGATAAAGCAATTGACTTCTTACGTGAAAAAGGTATTGCAAGTGCTGCTAAAAAAGCTGATCGTGTAGCTGCTGAAGGTTCTACTTACATTTCAGTAGAGGGAAACGAAGCAGTAATTCTTGAAGTAAACTCTGAAACAGATTTCGTTGCGAAAAACGAAGGTTTCCAAAACTTAGTAAAAGAACTTGCTTCACATATCTTAGCAGTTAAGCCTGCAACTGTTGAAGAAGCACATGCTTCAAACATCATTGAAGGAACTACTGTTGAATCACACATCAATGCTGCTATTGCTAAAATTGGTGAAAAATTATCTTTACGTCGTTTTGAAATCAAAACAAAAACAGATAACGATTCATTTGGTGCTTACCTTCATATGGGCGGACGCATTGGTGTTCTAACTGTTCTAGAAGGAACTACTGATGAATCAGCTGCTAAGGATGTTGCAATGCACATCGCTGCATTAAACCCTAAATATGTTTCTCGTGACCAAGTTTCTCAAGAAGAAGTGGCACATGAGAGAGAAGTATTAACACAACAAGCACTTAACGAAGGTAAACCAGCTAATATCGTTGAGAAAATGGTTGAAGGCCGCTTAGGTAAATATTTTGAAGATGTATGTGTACTTGATCAATCATTTGTTAAAAACCCAGATCAAAAGGTTCGTCAATTTGTAGAATCTAAGGGTGCAACTTTACGTGAATTCGTTCGTTACGAAGTTGGAGAAGGTATCGAAAAACGTGAAGATAACTTCGCTGAAGAAGTAATGAACCAAGTAAATAAGAAATAA
- a CDS encoding FliA/WhiG family RNA polymerase sigma factor, producing the protein MAKESTTEEKQAWEMWINSRDQEAGNQLIKKYMPLVSFHVQRISIGLPKSVSRDELTSLGMMGLYDALQRFDPNRDLKFDTYASFRIRGSIIDGLRKEDWLSRGTREKSKKIEATIEKLEQKLMRNITVQEIADELGTSVDEVYATMNEHFFANILSIDEQMNESEEKEAQSFSIRDDKTVIPEEKVVKDELVQEMADKIKELNDKEQLVISLFYKEELTLTEIGQVMNLSTSRISQIHSKAIFKLRHSLEKVI; encoded by the coding sequence ATGGCGAAGGAGTCAACAACAGAAGAAAAGCAAGCTTGGGAAATGTGGATTAATTCGAGAGATCAAGAGGCTGGCAATCAATTAATAAAAAAGTATATGCCCTTAGTCAGTTTTCATGTGCAAAGAATCTCAATAGGATTACCAAAAAGCGTATCCCGAGATGAACTAACAAGTCTTGGAATGATGGGCTTATATGATGCTTTACAACGATTTGATCCGAATAGAGACTTGAAATTTGATACATATGCATCTTTTCGAATTAGAGGTAGTATAATTGATGGACTTCGTAAAGAAGATTGGCTATCAAGGGGAACAAGGGAAAAATCAAAAAAGATTGAGGCTACTATTGAAAAACTTGAACAAAAATTAATGAGAAATATTACGGTTCAAGAAATTGCTGATGAGTTAGGGACTAGTGTAGATGAAGTGTATGCAACAATGAATGAACACTTTTTTGCTAATATCCTATCTATTGATGAGCAAATGAATGAGAGCGAAGAGAAAGAGGCACAAAGTTTCTCGATTCGAGATGATAAAACGGTTATACCAGAAGAAAAAGTAGTAAAAGATGAGCTAGTTCAAGAGATGGCAGACAAAATTAAGGAGCTTAATGATAAAGAACAGCTTGTAATCAGTTTGTTTTATAAGGAGGAATTAACCTTAACGGAGATTGGACAAGTAATGAACTTATCTACTTCTAGAATATCGCAGATTCATTCAAAAGCTATTTTTAAATTAAGGCATTCATTGGAAAAAGTAATTTAA
- the pyrH gene encoding UMP kinase yields MSSNPKYKRVVLKLSGEALAGEAGFGINPSVIKNVAQQVKEVADLGVEAAVVVGGGNIWRGKIGEEMGMDRANADYMGMLATVMNSLALQDSLEQMGIETRVQSSIEMRQVAEPYIRRRAIRHLEKKRVVIFAAGTGNPYFSTDTTAALRAAEIEADVILMAKNNVDGVYSADPKVDKSATKYEELTYFDVIKDGLAVMDSTASSLCMDNDIPLIVFSIMENGNIKRAVMGETIGTIVRGKNNA; encoded by the coding sequence ATGAGTAGTAATCCAAAATATAAACGTGTTGTTCTGAAATTAAGTGGGGAAGCATTAGCCGGTGAAGCTGGATTTGGTATTAACCCTAGCGTAATAAAAAATGTAGCACAGCAAGTGAAGGAAGTTGCAGATCTTGGTGTAGAAGCTGCTGTAGTAGTTGGCGGCGGAAATATTTGGCGCGGTAAAATCGGGGAAGAAATGGGAATGGACCGTGCTAACGCTGATTACATGGGAATGCTTGCTACAGTAATGAATTCATTGGCGCTTCAAGATAGTTTAGAGCAAATGGGCATCGAAACACGTGTCCAATCTTCTATTGAAATGAGACAGGTAGCTGAACCATATATTAGAAGACGTGCGATTCGCCATCTTGAGAAGAAACGTGTTGTGATTTTTGCAGCAGGAACAGGAAACCCTTATTTCTCAACAGATACAACAGCTGCCCTAAGAGCTGCTGAAATTGAAGCAGATGTTATTTTAATGGCAAAAAATAATGTAGACGGCGTATATTCAGCAGATCCGAAAGTGGATAAATCTGCTACAAAATATGAAGAACTTACTTATTTTGATGTCATTAAAGATGGTCTAGCTGTAATGGATTCAACCGCTTCATCATTATGTATGGACAATGATATTCCGTTAATTGTATTCTCTATTATGGAAAACGGTAATATTAAAAGAGCTGTAATGGGCGAGACAATTGGAACAATAGTGAGGGGGAAAAATAATGCCTAA
- a CDS encoding isoprenyl transferase — translation MFNKIRLWKKKPVSSNLQDRISALKMRQIPEHVAIIMDGNGRWAKKRTLPRIAGHHEGMKCVKRITTSANDLGIKVLTLYAFSTENWKRPKSEVDYIMSLPEQFLGTFLPELIEKNVRVTAIGYTEGLPESTLNSLNHAVEQTKYNTGLQLNFALNYGSRAEIIDAVKNVVKDSETGKIEIDNFSEEMFSTYLMTGKIIEPDLLIRTSGEVRISNFMLWQIAYSELYFTDVLWPDFSELHLIEAIEEFQNRQRRFGGV, via the coding sequence ATGTTTAACAAAATAAGGTTATGGAAGAAGAAACCTGTTTCTTCTAATCTCCAAGACCGTATATCAGCACTTAAAATGCGACAAATTCCAGAACATGTTGCAATTATCATGGATGGAAACGGTCGATGGGCAAAAAAAAGAACCTTGCCTAGAATTGCCGGCCATCATGAAGGAATGAAATGTGTAAAGCGAATTACAACAAGTGCAAATGATCTTGGAATTAAAGTGTTAACTTTATATGCTTTTTCCACAGAGAATTGGAAAAGGCCAAAATCGGAAGTAGATTATATTATGTCACTACCTGAACAATTTCTCGGTACGTTCTTGCCTGAATTGATTGAAAAAAATGTTCGAGTAACTGCTATTGGTTATACAGAAGGGTTGCCGGAGTCTACACTTAATTCGCTAAATCATGCCGTGGAACAAACAAAGTATAATACGGGTCTTCAATTAAACTTTGCTTTAAATTACGGCTCTCGGGCTGAAATCATAGATGCTGTTAAAAATGTTGTAAAAGACAGTGAAACGGGGAAAATAGAGATAGATAACTTTTCAGAAGAAATGTTTTCTACTTATTTAATGACAGGGAAAATAATTGAACCTGATCTATTAATTCGTACAAGTGGGGAAGTAAGAATTAGCAATTTTATGTTATGGCAAATAGCTTATTCCGAGCTATATTTTACTGATGTATTATGGCCGGATTTCAGTGAACTACATTTAATCGAAGCAATCGAAGAATTTCAAAACAGACAACGCCGTTTTGGTGGAGTCTGA
- a CDS encoding phosphatidate cytidylyltransferase, which produces MKQRIITAVIAIAVFLPFVLIGKLPLVLFTFLLVGVGIFEMYRMRKISFFSVPGLLSLLAVWMIVLPNHYLANLNMTKIEIGLIAVLLYLTYMVFSKNRFTFDDVAFSILAVIYIGTGFHFFIEIRETHLAYLIYSLFIIWATDSGAYFIGKAIGKRKLWPEISPNKTVEGFLGGILCALVVGVLFSVFDYIQWSIGFAFTTVILSIFGQIGDLTESALKRYYDVKDSGSLLPGHGGILDRFDSLIFVWPLLYFIFERFLDLI; this is translated from the coding sequence ATGAAGCAAAGAATCATTACAGCAGTTATTGCAATAGCCGTATTTTTACCGTTTGTATTAATTGGGAAACTACCATTAGTGTTGTTTACTTTTCTATTAGTTGGAGTCGGTATATTTGAAATGTATCGGATGAGAAAAATATCCTTTTTTTCTGTTCCAGGGCTACTATCATTATTAGCGGTATGGATGATAGTATTGCCAAACCATTATCTTGCTAATTTGAATATGACAAAAATAGAAATTGGTTTAATTGCTGTTTTGTTATATTTAACTTATATGGTTTTTTCTAAAAATCGATTTACCTTTGATGATGTTGCATTCTCCATATTAGCTGTTATTTACATAGGAACAGGTTTTCATTTCTTCATTGAAATTAGAGAAACGCATTTAGCGTATCTTATTTATTCCTTATTTATCATTTGGGCAACTGATTCTGGCGCATATTTTATTGGTAAAGCTATTGGTAAGAGAAAGCTATGGCCGGAAATCAGTCCAAATAAAACCGTAGAAGGTTTTTTAGGTGGTATTCTATGTGCTTTAGTGGTAGGAGTTCTATTTAGTGTGTTTGACTACATACAATGGTCTATAGGCTTTGCTTTTACTACCGTTATTTTATCTATTTTTGGACAAATTGGGGATTTAACAGAATCAGCGTTAAAACGTTATTATGATGTAAAAGACTCTGGTAGTTTATTACCAGGACATGGCGGGATTCTTGATCGTTTTGATAGCCTTATTTTTGTCTGGCCACTTCTTTATTTTATCTTTGAACGATTTCTTGATTTAATTTAA